One window from the genome of Amycolatopsis sp. NBC_01480 encodes:
- a CDS encoding glycosyltransferase produces the protein MRPAPHPRGVREALSAGVPMAAVPLFAEQPENAARVHGLGLGVHIDPAGLTPDALATGIERVLDEPSYRSAVRSFQRRILGLPALAAFTSALASLV, from the coding sequence GTGCGACCTGCTCCTCACCCACGCGGGGTCCGCGAGGCGTTGTCGGCCGGCGTGCCCATGGCGGCCGTGCCGCTGTTCGCCGAGCAGCCCGAAAACGCGGCCCGGGTCCACGGGCTGGGACTGGGCGTCCACATCGATCCCGCCGGGCTCACGCCGGACGCCTTGGCGACCGGGATCGAACGGGTGCTCGACGAGCCGTCCTACCGTTCCGCCGTGCGCTCCTTCCAGCGCCGCATCCTCGGCCTGCCCGCCCTGGCCGCTTTCACCAGCGCGCTCGCCTCACTCGTTTGA